The following are encoded together in the Triticum dicoccoides isolate Atlit2015 ecotype Zavitan chromosome 6B, WEW_v2.0, whole genome shotgun sequence genome:
- the LOC119325570 gene encoding ATP synthase protein MI25-like, whose protein sequence is MRFLSTDMKDRNMLFAAIPSICASSPKKISIYNEQMIVARCFIGFLIFSRKSLGKTFKETLDGRIESIQEELLQFFNPNEVIPEESNEQQRLLRISLRICSTVVESLPTACCAPKCEKTVQALLCRNLNVKPATLLNVTSSRRIRLQDDIVTGFHFSVSERFVSGSTFKASTIDLIREGLIVLRKVRVGGSI, encoded by the coding sequence ATGAGATTTCTTTCTACGGATATGAAGGATAGAAATATGCTATTTGCTGCTATTCCATCTATTTGTGCATCAAGTCCGAAGAAGATCTCAATCTATAATGAACAAATGATAGTAGCTCGTTGTTTTATAGGCTTTCTCATATTCAGTCGGAAGAGTTTAGGTAAGACTTTCAAAGAAACTCTCGACGGGAGAATCGAGTCTATTCAGGAAGAATTGCTGCAATTCTTCAATCCTAACGAAGTAATTCCGGAGGAATCCAATGAACAACAACGATTACTTAGGATCAGCTTGCGAATTTGCAGCACCGTAGTAGAATCATTACCAACGGCATGCTGTGCGCCTAAGTGCGAAAAGACAGTGCAAGCTTTGTTATGCCGAAACCTAAATGTAAAGCCAGCAACACTTCTAAATGTCACTTCTTCCCGCCGCATCCGTCTTCAAGACGATATAGTCACAGGTTTTCACTTTTCAGTGAGTGAAAGATTTGTATCCGGGTCTACGTTCAAAGCTTCTACCATAGACCTAATTCGAGAAGGCTTGATAGTCCTAAGAAAGGTGAGGGTGGGGGGTTCTAtttag